A DNA window from Candidatus Sulfidibacterium hydrothermale contains the following coding sequences:
- the glyA gene encoding serine hydroxymethyltransferase: MERDQKIFDLIKQEKERQMHGIELIASENFVSDQVLEAMGSVMTNKYAEGYPGKRYYGGCEVVDQSEQIAIDRARELFNAEYANVQPHSGAQANMAVLMACLKPGDTFMGLDLSHGGHLSHGSHVNSSGILYRPVAYKVKEDTGMVDYDEMEAIAKKEKPKLIIAGASAYSRDWDYERMRAIADEVGAILMADIAHPAGLIAKGLLNDPIEYCHIVTTTTHKTLRGPRGGMILMGEDFENPWGLKTPKGVTKMMSAVLNSAVFPGIQGGPLEHVIAAKAVAFGEALTDSYFEYTLQVKKNAQVMAKAFIDRGYHVISGGTDNHLMLIDLRSKFPEITGKQVENTLVRADITVNKNMVPFDSRSPFKTSGLRVGTPAITTRGLKEEHMEPIVEMIDEVISNIEDETVLAGVKKRVNEMMADFPLFAY, encoded by the coding sequence ATGGAAAGAGACCAAAAAATATTCGACCTGATAAAACAGGAAAAAGAACGCCAAATGCACGGCATCGAGCTGATTGCTTCCGAAAACTTTGTAAGTGACCAGGTACTCGAGGCCATGGGTTCGGTAATGACCAATAAATATGCCGAGGGGTATCCCGGAAAACGTTATTATGGCGGTTGCGAAGTGGTGGACCAGTCTGAACAGATTGCCATCGACCGTGCCCGCGAACTTTTTAATGCCGAATATGCCAATGTACAACCCCATTCGGGTGCCCAGGCTAACATGGCTGTGCTGATGGCTTGCCTGAAACCCGGCGATACTTTTATGGGTCTCGACCTGTCGCACGGTGGTCACCTGTCGCACGGCTCGCACGTTAACTCTTCGGGAATTTTATACCGTCCGGTAGCCTACAAAGTAAAAGAAGATACCGGCATGGTAGATTATGACGAAATGGAAGCCATTGCCAAAAAAGAAAAACCCAAGTTGATTATTGCCGGTGCTTCGGCTTACTCGCGCGACTGGGATTATGAACGTATGCGTGCCATCGCCGACGAAGTGGGCGCTATCCTGATGGCTGACATTGCTCACCCTGCCGGGTTGATTGCCAAAGGTCTGTTGAACGACCCGATAGAATATTGCCACATTGTAACTACCACTACCCATAAAACCCTGCGTGGTCCGCGTGGCGGCATGATTTTGATGGGCGAAGATTTTGAAAACCCGTGGGGATTGAAAACACCCAAAGGAGTTACCAAAATGATGTCGGCTGTACTTAATTCAGCAGTTTTCCCGGGTATTCAAGGTGGTCCGCTCGAACATGTTATTGCGGCTAAAGCGGTGGCTTTTGGTGAAGCACTTACCGACAGCTATTTTGAATATACTTTACAAGTGAAGAAAAATGCCCAGGTAATGGCTAAAGCTTTTATCGACAGAGGATATCATGTAATTTCCGGTGGTACCGACAATCATTTGATGCTGATCGATTTGCGGAGTAAATTCCCTGAAATTACCGGAAAACAGGTGGAAAACACCCTTGTCAGAGCCGATATCACCGTGAATAAAAACATGGTTCCGTTCGACAGCCGCTCGCCGTTTAAAACCAGCGGCCTGCGCGTGGGAACTCCGGCCATTACTACCCGCGGACTCAAAGAAGAACACATGGAACCCATTGTGGAGATGATTGACGAAGTCATCAGCAATATTGAAGACGAAACCGTTTTAGCCGGTGTGAAAAAACGGGTGAACGAAATGATGGCCGATTTTCCGTTGTTTGCTTATTAA
- a CDS encoding OmpP1/FadL family transporter, translating into MKRKILFILLAMTTSFAFAQTGHLMQGIGAFNMSMGGASTGQPLDIEGALQWNPASISVFNHKIISFDVGLMASSPTIYSTVPTQTGTYISGSTEDDKGISPLPALAMVFGKENSKHTFGVSVFGVSGFGVTFPESTTNPINFPQSMGGFGRLESNYMLLQVGFTYAYQISDNFSVGIEPTIDYASLKVNPNPLASPSQTLGYPNSDNASAFGFGGQIGVFYRSDFGFKMGVSYKTEQYFSDLTFSNTYLDGSPAPENKFKMNFPSIFSVGVGYSTDKFDFALDYRRIFYENTDGFENTGWTETGAVAGFGWKNISVLSVGLQLKLINKLPFRFGYTYNDNPIDSDVAMYSVEAPAVVKNAFQFGFGYIVNKHITINAAFHHGTSSGKTSGPLLNPSMVSSTNPYGAIPGSDVSYDMTTNMVMFGFSYTFD; encoded by the coding sequence ATGAAAAGGAAAATATTATTCATTTTATTGGCGATGACAACGAGTTTTGCTTTTGCACAAACCGGTCATCTGATGCAGGGAATAGGAGCTTTTAACATGTCTATGGGTGGAGCTTCTACCGGACAGCCTTTGGATATCGAAGGGGCTTTACAATGGAATCCGGCTTCTATTTCGGTTTTTAACCATAAAATCATCTCTTTTGATGTGGGGTTAATGGCTTCTTCCCCTACGATCTATTCTACAGTTCCGACACAAACCGGAACTTATATCAGTGGTTCTACAGAAGATGACAAAGGAATTTCTCCTTTGCCGGCTTTGGCCATGGTATTCGGAAAAGAAAACAGCAAACATACTTTTGGTGTTTCTGTTTTCGGTGTCAGTGGTTTTGGCGTTACTTTTCCGGAAAGCACGACCAATCCGATCAACTTTCCGCAAAGCATGGGCGGCTTTGGCCGTTTGGAATCCAATTACATGCTGTTGCAGGTAGGTTTTACTTATGCGTATCAGATTTCGGACAACTTCTCCGTCGGTATTGAGCCCACCATCGATTATGCTTCTTTAAAAGTAAATCCGAACCCGCTGGCTTCTCCCAGCCAGACTTTGGGATATCCCAATTCTGATAATGCTTCTGCTTTCGGATTTGGCGGACAGATTGGAGTGTTTTACCGTTCGGATTTCGGATTTAAAATGGGGGTTTCTTACAAAACAGAACAATATTTCAGTGATTTGACTTTCTCAAATACTTATCTGGATGGTTCTCCGGCTCCTGAAAATAAATTCAAAATGAACTTTCCGTCTATTTTTTCTGTCGGTGTGGGATATTCTACCGATAAATTTGATTTTGCACTGGATTACAGAAGAATCTTTTATGAAAATACGGATGGTTTTGAAAATACCGGATGGACAGAAACCGGAGCTGTTGCCGGTTTTGGCTGGAAAAACATTAGCGTTCTGTCTGTGGGATTGCAGTTGAAACTGATCAATAAATTACCTTTCCGGTTCGGTTATACCTATAACGACAATCCTATTGATAGCGATGTGGCAATGTATTCTGTAGAGGCTCCGGCTGTAGTTAAAAATGCCTTTCAGTTTGGTTTTGGATATATTGTCAACAAACATATTACCATTAATGCAGCATTTCATCATGGAACAAGTTCCGGAAAAACTTCCGGTCCGTTGTTAAATCCGTCAATGGTTTCTTCTACCAATCCTTATGGAGCAATACCGGGTTCCGATGTGTCTTATGACATGACGACCAATATGGTAATGTTTGGATTTAGCTATACTTTCGATTAA
- a CDS encoding SixA phosphatase family protein, translating to MKTLYIVRHAKSSWDDLSASDHDRELLPVGIQRTRKVAAWLKSRNVFPDKIISSTATRAYETARLLAEGIGFPVEKIETTRALYGAGPEEAEALLFELPDAVNSVMMVGHNPGFTEWVNEFLEYSRQIHNLPTSAVAAVRFDTNRWEELSLANSTVEFIITPKMLKKKKF from the coding sequence ATGAAAACACTGTACATTGTCCGTCATGCTAAATCGTCGTGGGACGATTTATCGGCTTCTGATCACGATCGCGAATTGTTGCCTGTAGGTATTCAACGAACCCGGAAAGTGGCGGCCTGGCTGAAATCACGGAATGTTTTTCCTGATAAAATTATCAGCAGTACCGCTACAAGAGCGTATGAAACAGCTCGTTTGCTGGCAGAAGGAATCGGTTTTCCGGTAGAGAAGATCGAAACTACCCGCGCCTTGTACGGTGCCGGGCCGGAAGAAGCGGAAGCGCTTCTGTTCGAGCTCCCCGACGCAGTGAATAGCGTGATGATGGTAGGACACAATCCCGGTTTTACCGAATGGGTCAACGAATTTTTGGAATATTCCCGGCAAATACATAATCTGCCGACTTCTGCGGTGGCGGCCGTTCGGTTTGATACCAACCGGTGGGAAGAGCTGTCTCTTGCAAATTCCACTGTGGAATTTATCATCACTCCAAAAATGTTGAAAAAGAAAAAATTTTAA
- a CDS encoding N-acetylmuramic acid 6-phosphate etherase yields the protein MKKFQNITESPSLYDNIDQWPVRQILETMNKEDQTVPLAVKKQIPQIEKLVIALTERIKSGGRLFYLGAGTSGRLGILDASEIPPTFGAPYDLVIGLIAGGDTAIRKAVESAEDDPDQSWKDMEPYHPTAKDTVVGIAASGRTPYVIGGVTRARKEGLLTACITNNPGTKLAAAVDIPIEVIVGPEFITGSTRMKSGTSAKLVLNMITTGTMIRLGRVKGNKMVDMQLTNQKLVERGTRMIVEETGLEPAEAKRLLLLYGSVRAVLDSLKNK from the coding sequence ATGAAGAAATTTCAAAACATTACCGAATCACCTTCTCTGTATGATAACATTGACCAGTGGCCGGTCAGGCAGATTTTGGAAACCATGAATAAAGAAGACCAGACGGTTCCGCTGGCAGTAAAAAAACAAATTCCGCAAATCGAAAAACTGGTGATTGCGCTCACCGAACGGATTAAATCGGGCGGGCGGCTTTTTTATCTTGGTGCCGGCACCAGCGGCCGTTTGGGAATTTTGGATGCTTCTGAGATTCCTCCCACTTTCGGAGCTCCGTACGATTTGGTTATCGGCCTGATTGCCGGTGGCGATACGGCCATCCGCAAGGCGGTAGAATCGGCCGAAGACGACCCCGACCAATCGTGGAAAGATATGGAACCCTATCACCCGACAGCCAAAGATACCGTAGTGGGTATTGCTGCGTCCGGACGAACACCGTATGTGATTGGCGGCGTAACCCGTGCCCGCAAAGAAGGTTTGCTGACGGCCTGTATTACCAATAATCCCGGAACAAAACTGGCAGCGGCTGTGGATATTCCCATCGAAGTGATTGTCGGACCGGAATTTATTACCGGAAGTACCCGCATGAAATCGGGAACCAGTGCCAAGTTGGTGTTGAACATGATTACTACCGGAACCATGATCCGGCTCGGACGGGTGAAGGGAAATAAAATGGTGGATATGCAGCTTACCAATCAGAAACTGGTGGAACGTGGTACCCGGATGATTGTGGAAGAAACCGGACTGGAACCTGCTGAAGCCAAACGGCTTTTGCTGTTGTACGGTTCGGTTCGGGCTGTTTTGGACTCGTTGAAAAACAAGTAA
- a CDS encoding glycoside hydrolase family 3 N-terminal domain-containing protein, with product MMFKKFFGPAMAAFLLLCFSGMNAFAQNNTDSAIPPFQNDLANHWVDSVFNTLNKNEKIAQLIFVAAYSNRGIQHEVAITDLIRKYKIGGLIFFQGTPQKQASLTNFYQSQSKVPLLIAMDAEWGLAMRLKHTIHFPYQMALGAVGNDTLIYEMGREIGRELRRVGVQMNLAPVVDINNNPNNPVINFRSFGMDKKAVAVKGIAYMKGLQDENVLATAKHFPGHGDVSKDSHKTLPVVPFCRTRLDTLELYPFRQMIHAGVGAVMSAHLYVPALDSTPNLPSSLSKKIVTGVLKDSLGFKGLVISDAMNMKGVTKYFPAGQADAKAMIAGNDVLEFVQDVPLAIKKIRKAIARKQLTWQEIDRRVKKVLAAKYWAGLNHWKPVDTVGMIQDLNRPEARVLNRKLIRASLTVLRDNNQILPVQHLDKERIATLMIGSAQPTEFQKMLAKYTRTTNFYWTKNDTTPDSIWQKRLKNYSLVIVGITHMSQYPQRNFGITPEMTAFLQKIIQNHRTIVTVFGNPFSLNKLPGIEKADGLVLTYEDSPLFQNLAAQLIFGAFGAHGTLPVRLDKFPIHFGIKTPSLGRLAYTLPEEEGMDGAYLNKMVDSIAMSGIKAKAYPGCEVLVARNGAVVFHKAYGYHTYYKRTKTRKSDLFDFASLTKVTASTLALMKLYDEGKIQLDAPIADLWPAFKHSNKNKMTLREVLAHQAGLEPWIPYWKYTVKKNGKFKKRIFRCDSSARFDVPVSPALYMNKNYRKTMYREIKKSPVSPVKKYRYSGLFFYLVPQIVKNLTGEDFETYLKTTFYHPLGAYNLTFNPYRHYPLQRIVPTEVDTFFRHVAIHGHVHDEGAAMMGGVSGNAGLFGTANDLAKLGEMYLNMGFYGGIQYISDTTMKEFTKCQYPDNDNRRGLGFDKPLLGNDTLPENKAYPARSVSPESFGHSGYTGTFLWMDPKTKLLYIFFSNRVYPTRLNHKIYQLNIRTNIQQALYDAIKKEKMLPEKIRLSNNNKVPEKGDLTYFSPSVAVQ from the coding sequence ATGATGTTTAAAAAATTTTTCGGACCGGCTATGGCAGCTTTTCTGTTGCTTTGTTTTTCCGGTATGAATGCTTTTGCACAAAACAATACCGATTCCGCAATTCCGCCTTTTCAAAACGATTTGGCCAACCACTGGGTCGATTCGGTTTTTAACACACTGAATAAAAATGAGAAGATTGCCCAGCTAATTTTTGTGGCAGCCTATTCCAATCGGGGTATTCAACATGAGGTAGCCATTACCGATTTAATCCGTAAATACAAGATTGGCGGGTTAATCTTTTTTCAGGGAACCCCTCAAAAGCAGGCCTCGCTGACGAATTTTTACCAGTCGCAATCGAAAGTGCCGTTGCTGATTGCCATGGATGCCGAATGGGGACTGGCCATGCGGTTGAAACACACCATTCATTTTCCTTATCAGATGGCGCTTGGCGCGGTGGGTAACGACACACTGATTTACGAAATGGGACGGGAAATCGGGCGTGAACTCCGGCGCGTTGGTGTACAGATGAACCTGGCTCCGGTAGTGGATATCAATAACAATCCCAATAATCCGGTAATCAATTTCCGGTCGTTCGGGATGGATAAAAAAGCAGTAGCTGTCAAAGGAATTGCTTACATGAAAGGATTACAGGATGAAAACGTTTTGGCTACGGCCAAGCATTTTCCGGGTCATGGCGATGTCAGCAAAGATTCGCACAAAACCCTGCCGGTGGTTCCTTTCTGCCGCACCCGGTTAGATACGCTCGAACTTTATCCTTTCCGGCAGATGATTCATGCCGGCGTGGGAGCAGTTATGTCTGCGCATTTGTATGTGCCGGCTCTTGATTCTACCCCTAACCTGCCTTCTTCCCTGTCCAAAAAAATCGTTACCGGTGTTTTAAAAGACAGTCTCGGTTTTAAAGGGCTGGTGATTTCGGATGCCATGAACATGAAAGGGGTAACCAAGTATTTTCCTGCCGGCCAGGCCGATGCCAAAGCCATGATTGCCGGAAATGATGTGCTGGAATTTGTTCAGGATGTGCCCCTGGCCATTAAAAAAATCAGAAAAGCCATTGCCCGTAAACAACTTACCTGGCAAGAAATTGACCGGCGGGTAAAAAAGGTGCTGGCAGCCAAATACTGGGCCGGATTAAACCATTGGAAACCGGTGGATACCGTTGGTATGATTCAGGATTTGAACCGTCCGGAAGCCCGGGTGCTCAACCGGAAACTGATTCGGGCCTCCCTCACGGTTTTGCGCGACAATAATCAAATTCTTCCGGTTCAACATCTTGATAAGGAGCGTATTGCTACGTTAATGATCGGGAGTGCTCAACCGACGGAATTTCAAAAGATGCTGGCAAAATATACCCGGACAACCAATTTTTACTGGACAAAAAACGATACGACCCCGGATAGTATCTGGCAAAAACGGCTGAAAAATTACAGCCTTGTCATTGTGGGAATTACCCACATGAGCCAGTATCCGCAGCGGAATTTCGGTATCACACCTGAAATGACTGCTTTTTTGCAAAAGATAATCCAAAACCATCGGACCATTGTTACCGTATTTGGCAATCCGTTTTCGTTAAACAAGCTGCCGGGAATTGAAAAAGCCGATGGTTTGGTTCTGACTTACGAAGACAGTCCGTTGTTTCAGAACCTGGCGGCCCAGCTTATTTTCGGCGCTTTTGGTGCACACGGCACTTTGCCGGTACGATTGGATAAATTTCCGATACATTTCGGCATTAAGACCCCTTCGTTAGGAAGGCTGGCCTACACGCTGCCCGAAGAAGAAGGTATGGATGGTGCTTATCTGAACAAGATGGTGGATTCGATTGCCATGTCAGGAATCAAAGCCAAAGCCTATCCGGGCTGCGAAGTGCTGGTTGCCCGCAACGGTGCCGTGGTTTTTCATAAAGCGTATGGCTATCACACTTATTATAAACGAACAAAAACACGCAAAAGCGATTTGTTCGATTTTGCCTCACTCACAAAAGTAACGGCTTCAACGTTGGCGCTCATGAAGCTGTACGATGAAGGAAAAATACAACTGGATGCTCCTATTGCTGATTTGTGGCCGGCATTTAAACATTCTAACAAGAATAAAATGACGCTTCGTGAAGTGCTGGCTCATCAGGCCGGATTGGAACCCTGGATTCCTTATTGGAAATATACGGTGAAGAAAAACGGGAAGTTTAAAAAACGCATTTTCCGCTGTGATTCTTCTGCCCGCTTTGATGTACCGGTTTCACCGGCTTTATACATGAACAAAAACTACCGGAAAACCATGTATCGCGAAATCAAGAAATCACCGGTTTCTCCGGTCAAAAAGTATCGTTATTCCGGGTTGTTCTTTTATCTGGTGCCGCAGATTGTCAAGAACCTGACCGGTGAAGATTTTGAAACCTATTTAAAAACAACTTTTTATCATCCATTGGGAGCTTATAACCTCACCTTTAATCCGTATCGTCATTATCCGTTGCAACGCATTGTTCCTACGGAGGTAGATACTTTTTTCCGTCATGTGGCTATTCATGGTCATGTACACGACGAAGGAGCCGCGATGATGGGGGGAGTTTCCGGAAATGCCGGATTGTTTGGCACAGCCAACGATTTGGCCAAATTGGGCGAGATGTATTTGAATATGGGGTTTTATGGCGGCATTCAGTATATTTCAGATACGACCATGAAGGAGTTTACAAAGTGTCAGTATCCGGATAATGATAACCGCCGCGGATTAGGTTTTGATAAACCGTTACTTGGAAACGATACTTTGCCTGAAAACAAAGCTTATCCGGCCCGCAGTGTAAGTCCGGAAAGTTTTGGCCATTCGGGGTACACCGGCACTTTTTTATGGATGGATCCGAAGACCAAATTGTTGTATATCTTTTTCTCTAACCGGGTTTATCCAACGCGATTGAACCATAAGATTTATCAGCTGAATATCCGGACAAACATTCAACAAGCCTTATACGATGCCATTAAAAAGGAAAAAATGTTGCCGGAAAAAATAAGGCTGAGCAACAACAACAAGGTTCCGGAAAAAGGGGATTTGACCTATTTTTCTCCTTCTGTTGCTGTACAATGA
- the cysD gene encoding sulfate adenylyltransferase subunit CysD, with amino-acid sequence MQTYSINNLRELEAESIHIIREVAAEFENPVMLYSIGKDSSVMVRLAEKAFYPGKVPFPLMHIDSKWKFREMIEFRDNYAKEKGWDLIVYYNKEGYEAGIGPFTHGSKVHTDVMKTQALLQALDKYKFDAAFGGARRDEEKSRAKERIYSFRDKYHQWDPKNQRPELWDIYNAKVHKGESIRVFPISNWTELDIWQYIRLENIPIVPLYYAKERPVVNVDGNWIMVDDDRMPEELRKKAVMKKVRFRTLGCYPLTGAIESEADTIEKIVEEMMTVSVSERTTRVIDFDQEASMEQKKREGYF; translated from the coding sequence ATGCAAACTTATTCCATCAACAATCTGCGTGAATTAGAAGCCGAATCCATTCATATCATCCGCGAAGTGGCTGCTGAATTTGAAAACCCGGTGATGTTGTATTCCATCGGAAAAGATTCTTCAGTGATGGTGCGGCTGGCCGAAAAAGCTTTTTATCCCGGAAAGGTGCCTTTCCCTTTGATGCATATCGATTCCAAGTGGAAATTTCGCGAGATGATCGAATTCAGAGATAATTACGCTAAAGAAAAAGGATGGGATTTAATTGTTTACTACAACAAAGAAGGGTATGAAGCCGGTATCGGTCCGTTTACGCACGGATCAAAAGTGCATACCGATGTGATGAAGACACAGGCTTTGTTGCAGGCACTCGACAAATACAAGTTCGATGCGGCTTTTGGCGGCGCCCGGCGCGACGAAGAAAAATCAAGGGCTAAAGAACGCATTTACTCTTTCCGCGATAAATATCACCAATGGGACCCCAAAAATCAGCGTCCTGAGCTGTGGGATATCTACAATGCCAAAGTGCACAAAGGCGAATCCATCCGGGTTTTCCCTATCTCAAACTGGACTGAACTGGATATCTGGCAGTATATCCGGCTCGAAAACATCCCCATCGTCCCGCTTTATTATGCCAAAGAACGGCCGGTGGTCAATGTGGACGGCAACTGGATTATGGTGGACGATGACCGCATGCCGGAAGAATTACGCAAAAAAGCGGTGATGAAAAAGGTCCGGTTCCGTACGCTCGGCTGCTATCCGCTTACCGGCGCCATCGAATCGGAAGCCGACACCATCGAAAAAATTGTGGAAGAGATGATGACCGTTTCGGTATCAGAACGCACCACCCGCGTCATCGACTTCGACCAGGAAGCCAGTATGGAACAGAAAAAGCGGGAAGGTTATTTCTAA
- a CDS encoding LysE family translocator — MHPLFEGMLLGLTLALFFGFGPAFFALVQTGIHRGFSKGFILAVGVFLNDLTVVSVSIMAAHAVMDNMHKHQLLGIIGGIILIIFGVLTSRHKIEVNSSDEVVNISEPHAITYLIKGYLLNIANPFVWLFWPTVVLGVAAPFMDTTKDIILFFAGTLSVVFSSDVTKVYLASKIKGYITDKFLHLINKIAAISLIVFGIALIIRSLYMAGYL; from the coding sequence ATGCATCCGTTGTTTGAAGGAATGTTGTTAGGTTTGACGCTGGCGCTGTTTTTCGGCTTTGGCCCGGCTTTTTTTGCCTTGGTGCAAACCGGTATTCATCGCGGCTTTTCCAAAGGTTTTATTCTGGCTGTCGGGGTGTTTCTAAACGACCTGACCGTGGTATCCGTTTCTATTATGGCAGCCCATGCCGTAATGGATAACATGCATAAACACCAGCTTTTGGGAATAATTGGCGGAATCATTCTGATTATTTTTGGGGTGTTGACTTCACGGCACAAAATCGAAGTGAACAGCAGCGACGAGGTAGTCAATATCAGCGAACCCCACGCCATCACCTATCTCATCAAGGGATACCTGCTGAACATTGCCAATCCCTTTGTCTGGCTGTTCTGGCCCACCGTAGTACTTGGCGTAGCCGCTCCGTTTATGGATACCACAAAAGACATTATTCTCTTTTTCGCCGGAACGCTTTCGGTGGTTTTCTCCTCCGACGTCACCAAAGTTTATCTTGCCTCAAAAATCAAAGGCTATATCACAGATAAGTTTTTACATCTGATCAATAAAATTGCTGCGATTAGCCTGATCGTTTTCGGTATTGCTTTAATTATCCGTTCATTATATATGGCCGGATATCTTTGA
- a CDS encoding GH3 family domain-containing protein, with protein MPLLGSLIRSAYTLRNKPVELKKQWIHPVKAQKNQLVKLLRKAQFTAFGEYYQFSKILTSEDVVNAFRESVPVFDYSKMYKCWWYRALNGEPYVSWPGKVKYFALSSGTSEASSKYIPVTGDMLRSIKRASLRQIVSMVRYDFPLEFYEKGMLMIGGSTHLQYNGTYYEGDLSGITAASIPFWFQHFYKPGKRISRTADWNTKLREMVKKAPHWDIGIVVGVPAWVQILLEKIIEEYEVNTIHDIWPNLGVYVHSGVSFKPYVKSFEKLFAKKIMYNESYLASEGYVAYQNRLGAKGMDMITDNGIFFEFVPFNDDNFDAEGNLKENPETFTLAEVENEKEYALLMSTNAGAWRYLLGDTIKFLDKDFAEIQITGRTKHFLSICGEHLSQDNMNRAIELLQEEMNIEIPEFTVHAYRHEGLFAHRWYLGTPAQINPEEAARKIDQYLKNLNDDYRVERLEAIRKVSVRVLPVKAFMEYMEMKGKTGSAHKFPRVLKNERITEWEQFLKDRQYL; from the coding sequence ATGCCGCTTCTCGGAAGTCTGATACGAAGTGCTTATACGCTCAGGAACAAACCGGTAGAACTGAAAAAACAATGGATTCATCCGGTAAAGGCACAAAAAAACCAACTGGTAAAGTTGTTGCGAAAGGCACAATTTACCGCTTTTGGAGAATATTATCAGTTTTCGAAGATCCTGACTTCCGAAGATGTGGTTAATGCTTTTCGTGAATCGGTCCCGGTTTTCGACTATTCCAAAATGTACAAATGCTGGTGGTATCGCGCACTCAATGGCGAACCGTATGTGAGCTGGCCGGGAAAAGTAAAATATTTTGCCTTAAGTTCCGGCACATCAGAAGCTTCCAGTAAATATATCCCGGTAACAGGCGATATGCTGCGCAGCATCAAACGGGCCAGCCTTCGCCAGATTGTGTCGATGGTACGATACGATTTCCCACTTGAATTTTACGAAAAAGGCATGCTGATGATCGGGGGCAGTACGCACCTGCAATACAACGGCACGTATTACGAAGGGGATTTGTCCGGAATAACGGCAGCCAGCATTCCGTTCTGGTTTCAGCATTTTTATAAACCCGGCAAACGCATTTCGCGTACAGCCGACTGGAACACCAAACTGCGTGAAATGGTAAAAAAAGCCCCTCACTGGGACATTGGCATTGTGGTGGGCGTTCCGGCATGGGTACAGATTTTGTTGGAAAAAATCATTGAAGAGTATGAAGTAAATACCATTCACGATATCTGGCCTAATCTTGGGGTTTACGTACACAGCGGGGTGTCGTTCAAACCTTATGTAAAAAGTTTCGAAAAACTTTTTGCCAAGAAAATCATGTACAATGAATCCTATCTTGCTTCCGAGGGTTATGTGGCTTATCAAAACCGGTTGGGAGCCAAAGGGATGGATATGATTACCGATAACGGGATATTTTTTGAATTTGTTCCGTTTAACGATGACAATTTTGATGCGGAAGGAAATCTGAAAGAAAATCCGGAAACATTTACGTTGGCTGAAGTAGAGAATGAAAAAGAGTATGCTTTACTGATGAGTACCAATGCCGGAGCCTGGCGTTATCTGCTGGGAGATACCATTAAATTCCTGGACAAAGATTTTGCCGAAATACAAATCACCGGACGAACAAAACATTTTTTAAGTATCTGCGGAGAGCATCTTTCACAGGATAACATGAACCGTGCGATTGAACTGTTGCAGGAAGAAATGAATATCGAAATTCCGGAGTTTACGGTTCATGCTTACCGGCACGAAGGCCTATTTGCCCACCGGTGGTATCTGGGAACTCCGGCACAAATAAATCCGGAAGAAGCCGCCCGGAAAATTGATCAGTACCTGAAAAATCTTAACGACGATTACCGGGTGGAACGACTGGAAGCTATTCGTAAAGTATCAGTACGTGTTTTACCCGTTAAAGCTTTCATGGAGTACATGGAAATGAAAGGAAAAACCGGGAGCGCCCATAAATTTCCCCGCGTTTTAAAAAATGAGCGCATTACCGAATGGGAACAATTTTTAAAAGACCGTCAATATTTGTAA